Proteins co-encoded in one Cucurbita pepo subsp. pepo cultivar mu-cu-16 chromosome LG15, ASM280686v2, whole genome shotgun sequence genomic window:
- the LOC111811631 gene encoding homeobox-DDT domain protein RLT2-like isoform X3: MEVSSEGEKKPPPPVEATKTKRKMKTASQLEILEKAYMGEPYPSEALRAELSVKLGLSDRQLQMWFCHRRLKDRKPPPVKRPRMPSPTMTVAADVNPVGGSGEKNESTSGLGKGSNAYAHPVDVRPGVAVARIGLNLPSMNRFYGSQQSIAELRAIALVEAQLGEALREDGPILGMEFDPLPPGAFGAPIGVTAVSDDEKKTGQFFEVSKQRDIEQIEHHQMSGRTLHEYQFLPEQPTAKSDEHERDISSYQYGTHANVHSISRTLPMASGHSFLHGHEQMSSSYCSQVQMPNLSIVAQQSRRSHNLLSSMGEHDNSLCRSSLVNISMNPLYGTHSTAHPEFTSILSDKRVVRGNNVVWIEKKSKNDEARIAREVEAHEKKMQKELEKQDALRRKREDQIRKEMERHDRERRREEERLLREKQKEEERCLREQRREMLRREKFLHRESIRAERIRQKEALRREREAARLKAANQRAAARQMAKESTELAEDERLELMELAVSSKGLPSIMSLDQETLENLELFKDMRPNFPPESVQMKRPFPDHPWIESEANVGNLLMAWKFLVTFAEVLGLWPFTLDEFLQAFHDHDSRLLGEVHIAVLKCIIKDIEDVARTSSIGLGFNQSSGANPGGGHLRIVEGAYAWGFDICSWQQHLNPLTWPEILRQLALSGGLGPQQRKGGNAEPAHHDENEQGNDAADIISNLRNGLAAEKAVAIMQERGFSNQRKSRHRLTPGTVKFAAFHVLSLEGSKGLNIVEVANKIQKSGLRDLTTSRTPEASIAAALSRDSKLFERTAPSTYCVRSPYRKDPGNADAVLSTARERIRTFKSGILDGDDAERDDGSEVDVPEDAEVHDLGTGGNLTKQHQSPEVCPLDEMTSVASGNGCNEIRDICKVGMENGGPYTSILDIKGRVKGEESPPVEQPIYISGICTGQYQEDSTSDEGDHGEPWVQGLTEGEYSDLSVEERLNALCSLIGVALEGNSMRIVLEERLEAANSLKKQMLAEAQIDKRRIKEEYVLQIHDSSSVGNKSEFKTTSSLDATRLSAILNIGEENREGPLDTGFQQEDCHSSHNNCPSEGLQVQDVLVVADNSQLQHSVVAVEKSRSQVKSYIGHKAEEMYVYRSLPLGQDRRRNRYWQFTSSASRNEPGNGRIFVELHNGSWRLIDSPKGFDALLASLDVRGIRESHLHLMLQKLEKSFKTATRGNILQDSQRTGEDAAGQHCNAHNNGPSSTVYADNHDGFESSTSFRSEAEETGSDTTESLKRYLDFESWMRRECFNLSVLSANKHGKKQGTQLLENIGLSWCSSSPLRIRLLKMLLTLIEVSIPGEAFQPSWTDFERKTWSSKLLSSSSAEDVLQMMHYFVIPQL, translated from the exons ATGGAGGTTAGTTCTGAGGGAGAGAAGAAGCCACCACCACCTGTGGAGGCGACGAAGaccaaaaggaaaatgaagacTGCTTCGCAATTGGAAATTCTTGAGAAGGCTTATATGG GGGAGCCTTATCCATCGGAAGCACTACGAGCTGAGTTGTCGGTGAAGCTGGGATTGTCGGATAGGCAATTACAGATGTGGTTCTGTCACCGGAGGTTGAAGGACCGGAAGCCGCCACCAGTTAAGCGACCAAGGATGCCTTCTCCAACCATGACGGTAGCTGCAGATGTGAACCCAGTTGGGGGAAGTGGTGAGAAGAATGAGAGCACTTCAGGATTGGGGAAAGGGTCAAATGCATATGCTCATCCAGTGGACGTGAGGCCTGGAGTGGCTGTTGCGAGGATTGGCCTTAACTTACCTTCAATGAACAGATTCTATGGGTCGCAGCAATCTATTGCAGAGCTTCGGGCCATTGCTTTAGTAGAGGCTCAGCTAGGAGAAGCTTTGAGGGAGGATGGACCAATTCTTGGCATGGAGTTTGACCCTCTGCCACCAGGGGCATTCGGGGCACCGATAG GAGTCACTGCTGTCAGTGATGATGAGAAGAAAACCGGACAGTTTTTTGAGGTTAGTAAGCAAAGAGATATAGAGCAGATTGAG CATCATCAGATGTCTGGGAGGACTTTGCACGAATACCAGTTTCTTCCAGAACAGCCAACTGCAAAATCTGATGAACACGAGAGAGATATCTCATCTTACCAGTATGGTACTCATGCAAATGTTCATAGTATCAGCAGGACTCTGCCGATGGCTTCTGGACACTCATTTTTGCATGGACATGAACAAATGTCCTCCAGCTATTGTTCTCAAGTTCAGATGCCCAACCTGAGTATAGTTGCTCAGCAAAGCAGACGGAGCCACAACTTATTATCTTCCATGGGCGAGCATGATAATAGTTTATGCAGGAGTTCTCTTGTAAATATTTCTATGAATCCTCTATATGGCACTCACTCAACTGCTCATCCAGAATTTACATCCATTCTATCTGATAAGAGGGTCGTTCGTGGAAACAATGTTGTATGGATTGAAAAGAAGAGCAAG AATGATGAGGCCAGAATAGCACGGGAAGTTGAAGCTCATGAGAAAAAGATGCAGAAAGAACTAGAGAAACAAGATGCTCTGAGGAGAAAG agaGAAGATCagataaggaaagaaatggaaaggcATGACCGAGAAAGGcgaagggaagaagaaagactGTTGCGTGAGAAGCaaaaggaggaagaaagatGCCTAAGGGAGCAAAGGCGTGAAAtgttgaggagagagaagtTCTTGCATAGAGAGTCCATTAGA gcTGAGAGAATTAGACAGAAAGAAGCACTGCGCAGGGAAAGAGAAGCGGCAAGGCTTAAAGCTGCCAATCAGAGGGCCGCTGCTCGCCAGATGGCTAAGGAATCAACAGAACTTGCTGAGGATGAACGCCTGGAACTCATGGAGTTAGCTGTGTCAAGCAAGGGATTACCTTCAATAATGTCTCTTGATCAAGAAACTTTAGAAAATCTGGAGTTATTTAAAG ATATGCGGCCAAACTTTCCCCCTGAATCTGTGCAAATGAAAAGGCCTTTTCCAGATCATCCTTGGATTGAATCTGAAGCGAATGTGGGAAACCTTCTCATG GCGTGGAAGTTCTTGGTTACTTTTGCTGAGGTTCTTGGCCTTTGGCCTTTTACTCTTGATGAGTTTCTTCAAGCTTTTCATGATCAC GACTCAAGGTTATTAGGTGAAGTACACATTGCTGTTCTGAAATGCATCATAAAGGATATTGAGGATGTTGCTAGAACCTCCTCTATAGGTCTAGGATTCAATCAGAGTAGCGGGGCCAACCCTGGAGGTGGCCATCTGCGAATAGTTGAAGGG GCATATGCTTGGGGTTTTGACATATGCAGCTGGCAGCAACATTTAAATCCTTTAACATGGCCTGAGATACTTAGACAGTTGGCCTTATCAGGTGGGTTAGGTCCTCAACAGAGGAAAGGGGGGAATGCTGAACCAGCACATCATGATGAAAATGAG CAGGGTAATGATGCTGCAGACATCATTTCAAATTTACGCAATGGTTTGGCTGCAGAAAAAGCTGTTGCTATAATGCAAGAAAGGGGATTCTCCAATCAACGCAAATCTAGGCATCGATTGACTCCTGGAACTGTAAAATTTGCAGCTTTCCATGTTCTTTCTCTTGAAGGAAGCAAAGGTCTTAATATTGTTGAAGTTGCAAATAAAATTCAG AAATCTGGACTTCGGGATCTTACAACAAGCAGGACACCAGAAGCTTCTATTGCTGCTGCATTGTCTAGAGactcaaaattatttgaaaggaCTGCTCCTTCAACGTATTGTGTCCGCTCTCCCTATAGGAAAGACCCTGGCAATGCAGATGCCGTACTTTCTACTGCAAGGGAGAGAATTCGCACATTCAAAAGCGGGATTTTGGATGGTGACGATGCTGAAAGAGATGATGGCTCAGAAGTTGATGTTCCTGAGGATGCTGAAGTTCATGATTTGGGCACTGGAGGAAATTTAACAAAACAACATCAAAGTCCTGAAGTATGCCCTCTAGATGAAATGACTTCTGTTGCAAGTGGAAATGGATGTAATGAGATTAGAGATATTTGTAAAGTCGGTATGGAGAATGGTGGTCCTTATACATCTATCCTGGACATCAAAGGTAGGGTAAAGGGGGAAGAAAGTCCTCCCGTTGAACAACCTATTTATATTTCTGGAATTTGCACTGGTCAATATCAAGAAGATTCAACTTCTGATGAAGGTGATCATGGTGAACCTTGGGTCCAGGGTCTTACTGAGGGAGAGTATTCTGATCTTAGCGTTGAGGAGCGACTTAATGCACTATGTTCATTAATTGGAGTGGCACTTGAAGGAAACTCAATGCGAATCGTCCTTGAA GAGCGTCTAGAGGCTGCAAATAGTTTGAAGAAGCAAATGTTGGCAGAGGCGCAAATTGACAAGCGACGCATCAAAGAAGAGTACGTCTTGCAGATCCATGACTCTTCGAGTGTGGGAAACAAGTCTGAATTTAAAACTACGTCGTCATTGGATGCAACAAGGCTCAGTGCAATTCTAAATATTGgggaagaaaatagagaagGACCATTAGACACTGGTTTTCAGCAAGAGGACTGTCATAGTTCACATAATAATTGCCCCTCGGAAGGACTGCAAGTGCAAGATGTACTTGTTGTGGCAGATAATTCACAGCTTCAACATTCAGTAGTAGCGGTTGAAAAGTCAAGGTCACAAGTGAAATCTTATATTGGACACAAAGCAGAAGAGATGTATGTGTATAGGTCTTTACCTCTTGGTCAGGATCGAAGGCGTAATCGATACTGGCAGTTTACTTCATCTGCTTCTCGAAATGAGCCTGGTAATGGCAGAATTTTTGTTGAGTTGCATAATGGGTCTTGGAGGCTTATCGATTCTCCTAAG GGATTTGATGCTCTCTTAGCTTCTTTGGATGTTCGTGGGATCAGGGAATCTCATTTGCATCTCATGCtacaaaaattagaaaaatcttttaaaacaGCTACTAGGGGGAATATACTGCAAGATAGCCAGAGGACGGGTGAAGATGCTGCTGGCCAGCATTGCAATGCTCATAATAATGGTCCTAGTAGTACTGTATATGCAGATAACCATGATGGATTTGAAAGTTCAACATCCTTCAGAAGTGAGGCTGAAGAAACTGGTTCAGATACGACCGAATCATTAAAGAGATACCTTGATTTTGAGAGCTGGATGAGGAGAGAGTGCTTCAATCTTTCAGTTCTATCCGCAAACAAACATGGAAAGAAGCAGGGCACACAATTACTAG AGAACATTGGTCTATCTTGGTGTTCATCTTCCCCCTTGAGGATTAGATTACTTAAGATGCTGTTGACTTTGATTGAG GTTTCCATTCCAGGGGAAGCTTTTCAACCATCCTGGACAGATTTCGAAAGAAAAACTTGGAGTTCAAAACTTCTGTCTTCATCCTCTGCTGAGGACGTTCTTCAG ATGATGCACTATTTCGTTATACCACAACTATAA